In the genome of Palaemon carinicauda isolate YSFRI2023 chromosome 20, ASM3689809v2, whole genome shotgun sequence, one region contains:
- the LOC137660107 gene encoding tRNA nuclease CdiA-2-like, which produces MGILENTDLTIGNLGILENIDSSIGNLGILENIDSSIGNLGILENIDSSIGNLGILENIDSTIGNLGILENTDASIGNLGILEKTDATIGNLGILENTDSTEGNLGILENIDSTIGNLGILENTDASIGNLGILEKTDATIGNLGILENTDSTEGNLGILENIDSTIGNLGILENIDSSIGNLGILENIDSSIGNLGILENIDSTIGNLGILENTDASIGNLGILEKTDATIGNLGILENTDSTEGNLGILENIDSSIGNLGILENIDSTIGNLGILENTDASIGNLGILEKTDATIGNLGILENTDSTEGNLGILENIDSTIGNLGILENTDASIGNLGILEKTDATIGNLGILENTDSTEGNLGILENIDSTIGNLGILENIDSSIGNLGILENIDSSIGNLGILEKTDATIGNLGILENTDSTEGNLGILENIDSTIGNLGILENIDSSIGNLGILEKTDATIGNLGILENTDSTEGNLGILENIGSSIGNLGILENIDSTIGNLGILENTDATIGNLGILEKTDATIGNLGILENTDSTEGNLGILENIDSTIGNLGILEKTDATIGNLGILEKTDATIGNLGILEKTDATIGNLGILEKTDATIGNLGILEKTDATIGNLGILEKTDSPIGNLGILENTDSTEGNLGILENTDSTIGNLGILENIDSSIGNLGILESIDSSIGNLGILENIDSTIGNLGILENTDATIGNLGILEKTDATIGNLGILEKTDATIGNLGILEKTDATIGNLGILEKTDSPIGNLGILENTDSTEGNLGILENTDSTIGNLGILQNTDSPIRNLEILENTDSTIGNLGILVNTDSTIGFFLGGGGNNKKGGCFE; this is translated from the coding sequence ATGGGCATATTAGAGAATACAGATTTAActataggaaatctggggatattagagaatataGATTCAAGtataggaaatctggggatattagagaatataGATTCAAGtataggaaatctggggatattagagaatataGATTCAAGtataggaaatctggggatattagagaatatagattcaactataggaaatctggggatattagagaatacagaTGCAAGtataggaaatctggggatattagagaaaaCAGATGCAActataggaaatctggggatattagagaatacagattcaactgaaggaaatctggggatattagagaatatagattcaactataggaaatctggggatattagagaatacagaTGCAAGtataggaaatctggggatattagagaaaaCAGATGCAActataggaaatctggggatattagagaatacagattcaactgaaggaaatctggggatattagagaatatagattcaactataggaaatctggggatattagagaatataGATTCAAGtataggaaatctggggatattagagaatataGATTCAAGtataggaaatctggggatattagagaatatagattcaactataggaaatctggggatattagagaatacagaTGCAAGtataggaaatctggggatattagagaaaaCAGATGCAActataggaaatctggggatattagagaatacagattcaactgaaggaaatctggggatattagagaatataGATTCAAGtataggaaatctggggatattagagaatatagattcaactataggaaatctggggatattagagaatacagaTGCAAGtataggaaatctggggatattagagaaaaCAGATGCAActataggaaatctggggatattagagaatacagattcaactgaaggaaatctggggatattagagaatatagattcaactataggaaatctggggatattagagaatacagaTGCAAGtataggaaatctggggatattagagaaaaCAGATGCAActataggaaatctggggatattagagaatacagattcaactgaaggaaatctggggatattagagaatatagattcaactataggaaatctggggatattagagaatataGATTCAAGtataggaaatctggggatattagagaatataGATTCAAGtataggaaatctggggatattagagaaaaCAGATGCAActataggaaatctggggatattagagaatacagattcaactgaaggaaatctggggatattagagaatatagattcaactataggaaatctggggatattagagaatataGATTCAAGtataggaaatctggggatattagagaaaaCAGATGCAActataggaaatctggggatattagagaatacagattcaactgaaggaaatctggggatattagagaatataGGTTCAAGtataggaaatctggggatattagagaatatagattcaactataggaaatctggggatattagagaatacagatgcaactataggaaatctggggatattagagaaaaCAGATGCAActataggaaatctggggatattagagaatacagattcaactgaaggaaatctggggatattagagaatatagattcaactataggaaatctggggatattagagaaaaCAGATGCAActataggaaatctggggatattagagaaaaCAGATGCAActataggaaatctggggatattagagaaaaCAGATGCAActataggaaatctggggatattagagaaaaCAGATGCAActataggaaatctggggatattagagaaaaCAGATGCAActataggaaatctggggatattagagaaaaCAGATTCACctataggaaatctggggatattagagaatacagattcaactgaaggaaatctggggatattagagaatacagattcaactataggaaatctggggatattagagaatataGATTCAAGtataggaaatctggggatattagagagTATAGATTCAAGtataggaaatctggggatattagagaatatagattcaactataggaaatctggggatattagagaatacagatgcaactataggaaatctggggatattagagaaaaCAGATGCAActataggaaatctggggatattagagaaaaCAGATGCAActataggaaatctggggatattagagaaaaCAGATGCAActataggaaatctggggatattagagaaaaCAGATTCACctataggaaatctggggatattagagaatacagattcaactgaaggaaatctggggatattagagaatacagattcaactataggaaatctggggatattacAGAATACAGATTCACCTATAAGAAATCTGGAGATATTAGAGAATACAGATTCAACAATAGGAAATCTGGGGATACTAGTGAATACAGATTCAACTataggattttttttggggggagggggaaacAACAAAAAAGGAGGCTGTTTTGAATAA